Proteins from a genomic interval of Drosophila melanogaster chromosome 2R:
- the CG12898 gene encoding uncharacterized protein — protein MVFQKGNIEFILESLETNCDHDYVEYFRKVPNTKLLYTFRVVKLAPAFTIDITVKVVKTQRIFYKMENIKGCDFLNNPLLFKMFGEVYNHLVVNGSYFKCPIKPKVYYLKNEGTVSIIPSIHPPGRFQLSMRVRMAESRAPFVMEMLWKYKIVRIK, from the coding sequence ATGgtcttccaaaaaggcaacaTCGAGTTCATTCTGGAGTCTCTGGAGACGAACTGTGACCACGATTACGTTGAGTATTTCCGCAAAGTTCCAAACACGAAACTGCTTTATACCTTTCGAGTGGTTAAACTGGCACCTGCTTTCACCATCGATATAACAGTGAAAGTAGTTAAAACCCAAAGGATTTTCTATAAGATGGAGAACATAAAGGGCTGTGACTTTCTGAACAATCCGCTGCTGTTCAAAATGTTTGGTGAGGTCTACAATCACCTCGTGGTCAATGGCAGTTACTTTAAGTGCCCCATCAAGCCAAAGGTTTACTACCTGAAAAATGAGGGTACGGTGTCAATAATTCCCAGCATCCATCCACCTGGACGGTTCCAGTTGTCGATGCGTGTGAGAATGGCGGAAAGTCGAGCGCCATTCGTTATGGAAATGTTGTGGAAGTATAAAATTGTGCgtatcaaataa